Within Sorangiineae bacterium MSr11367, the genomic segment CCTCTGGACGGATCGGTTGCCTGCGCAACGATGGCGTTCGCTTCCCGTGCGCATCTTGGCCGACTTCGTGGCGCCATTCCTTCGCCGCGACGGCATCGAAATGCTTTACCGCATGCACCGCGAGGGCCGCGATTGGATCATCGCCGGTGAATCGCAGCGCCGGGATCGGCACGGTGTTCCGCGATTGCGGACGCGCGTTCGGCTCGCGCGCGGTGAGGGGCCCGTGGCCATCGAGCTCACCGTTCGCGGCGTCACCCGCCGCGCCGAGCGCGTGTCGCCGAACGATGCATGCGTCCTTTCCCCCTACGAAGAACCTCTATTGAAGAAGGAGACATCATCATGAGCGCCAAAAAGTGGTTTGCCCTCATGCTGCTCGGGTGCGCGTTCAGTGGCGTCGTCCCGGCAGGGGCCGACCCGCAACCGAATCCCCAAGAGTTTTTCCAGCGATCGTACGACGCCGAGGCCGTTGGCAAATTGCAGGATGCCCTCGCTCCGATGGACGCACTTCCGGGCGCGGCCCGCAATGGCTACGTTGCGCAGGTTCGGCGCGGGTGGCTGCTGTACAAGCTGGGGCGCCACGCCGAAGCGGTCGATGCGTACGCCAAGGCGAGTGCACTCGAGCCCCGCTCCGTCGAATCCCGCCTCGGCATATTGGCACCGCAAATCGCGATGCGCCGCTGGTCCGACGTGGAGAGTGCGGCGCGCGAAACGTTGAAGCTCGATCCGAACAATTACTCGGCCAATGCAAAGTTGGCCTATGCTTATTACAATCTCGGTCGTTTTGGCGAGGCGGCGGCCGTATACAAAAAGATCACCGACGCGTACCCAGCGGACGTCGAGATCCGCTCGGGGCTAGGGTGGTCGTACCTCAAGGCATCGAAGGCCGGCGATGCGATTCGCGAGTTCCGGCGCATCCTCGAGGTGGCGCCCAAGCATGCGTTGGCCCGTGAAGGCCTTTCGGCCGCCGGCGCCAGCGAGTGAGGACTTACGAGACTCAGGAGACAGTTGGGTCGAAGCCCGCGCCGTTCACGACTTGGTCGATGTGCTCGAGGGTTTGTGCGGTGGTTCCGGTCTCGAGCTCTCGTGCCAATTCCAGAATGGCCGAGACGACATTGCGGGACTTGGCAATGACACCGGTCAGTCGTTCC encodes:
- a CDS encoding tetratricopeptide repeat protein — its product is MSAKKWFALMLLGCAFSGVVPAGADPQPNPQEFFQRSYDAEAVGKLQDALAPMDALPGAARNGYVAQVRRGWLLYKLGRHAEAVDAYAKASALEPRSVESRLGILAPQIAMRRWSDVESAARETLKLDPNNYSANAKLAYAYYNLGRFGEAAAVYKKITDAYPADVEIRSGLGWSYLKASKAGDAIREFRRILEVAPKHALAREGLSAAGASE